From the Roseateles sp. XES5 genome, one window contains:
- a CDS encoding DUF992 domain-containing protein, with translation MNKKLGSVLVLTLAQALATTAGAADMVIRDEAPVYVDRGARDGVKIGMLTCEVGGGVGYVLGSAKSVDCVFSATNGERDAYTGVIRKMGVDLGFTTQGRIVWAVFAPTAGYHQGSLGGLYQGATAEATVGVGIGTNLLIGGTSGSIHLQTVSISGQIGLNLAATGTSVTLTPAG, from the coding sequence ATGAACAAGAAGCTTGGAAGCGTCCTGGTGTTGACCCTCGCGCAGGCTCTCGCAACGACGGCTGGCGCAGCGGATATGGTCATCCGGGACGAAGCGCCGGTCTATGTCGACCGCGGCGCGCGTGACGGGGTGAAGATCGGCATGCTGACCTGCGAGGTCGGGGGCGGCGTCGGCTATGTGCTCGGCTCGGCCAAGAGCGTCGATTGCGTCTTCAGCGCAACCAATGGCGAGCGCGACGCCTATACCGGCGTCATCCGCAAGATGGGCGTGGACCTCGGCTTCACGACGCAGGGCCGTATCGTCTGGGCGGTCTTCGCGCCGACGGCCGGCTACCATCAGGGTTCGCTCGGCGGCCTCTACCAGGGCGCGACGGCGGAGGCGACGGTCGGCGTCGGTATCGGCACCAACCTCCTGATCGGCGGCACCTCCGGCTCGATCCACCTGCAGACGGTGAGCATCAGCGGCCAGATCGGCCTCAACCTCGCGGCCACCGGCACGTCGGTGACATTGACGCCCGCGGGCTGA
- a CDS encoding FadR/GntR family transcriptional regulator encodes MRKGLLETVISGMNTRTSHAQVVNELGRAIIAGEYPVGATLPGDAELAARFKVSRTVLREAMKTLAAKGLVVPRARIGTRVTPNTQWNLFDSDILTWYFAVGINEDFLLHLSEVRLAFEPHAAALAARHATEADISQMMRLAVAMGDAEHTAESLAVADLKFHLSVLEASRNPFLRTVGSLIEAALVGAFKLSSPADRGKTGDVAATHIRIVEEIDRRDEDGARRAMENVIKVGRERVVQALRDGK; translated from the coding sequence TTGCGCAAGGGTCTGCTTGAGACGGTCATCAGCGGGATGAACACGCGCACCAGTCATGCGCAGGTCGTCAACGAGCTGGGCCGGGCGATCATCGCGGGCGAGTATCCCGTGGGCGCCACGCTGCCGGGCGACGCGGAGCTTGCCGCCCGCTTCAAGGTTTCCCGCACCGTGCTGCGCGAGGCGATGAAGACGCTTGCCGCCAAGGGCCTCGTCGTGCCGCGCGCGCGCATCGGCACCCGCGTGACGCCGAACACCCAGTGGAACCTCTTCGACAGCGATATCCTCACCTGGTATTTCGCCGTCGGCATCAACGAGGATTTCCTGCTGCATCTGTCCGAAGTGCGGCTCGCCTTCGAGCCGCATGCCGCAGCGCTCGCCGCGCGCCATGCCACGGAAGCCGATATCAGCCAGATGATGCGGCTCGCCGTTGCCATGGGCGATGCGGAGCACACGGCCGAATCGCTGGCGGTCGCGGACCTGAAATTCCATCTCTCGGTGCTGGAAGCCTCGCGCAATCCGTTCCTGCGCACCGTCGGCAGCCTGATCGAGGCGGCGCTGGTGGGCGCCTTCAAGCTGTCCTCGCCCGCCGACAGGGGCAAGACGGGGGATGTTGCCGCCACCCATATCCGCATCGTCGAGGAAATCGACCGGCGCGACGAGGACGGCGCGCGGCGCGCCATGGAAAATGTCATCAAGGTCGGCCGCGAGCGCGTCGTGCAGGCGCTGCGCGACGGGAAATAA
- a CDS encoding BMP family ABC transporter substrate-binding protein: MKKIILALATSAAVLGFAAVASAQDKTKICFIYVGSKTDGGYSEGHDRGRQELEKAMGDKIETAFLENVPEGPDAERAVERMARSGCALVFTTSFGFMDATIKVAQKFPDVKFEHATGFKSAENVGTYNARFYEGRYIQGVIAAKMSKKGVAGYIASFPIPEVVMGINAFMLGAQSVNPDFKVKIVWANTWADPGKEADAAKALADQGVDILTQHTDSTAPMQVAAERGIHAFGQASDMIAAGPNTQLTAIVDTWGAYYIKRTQAVLDGTWKSEQIWDGLKDGILTMAPYTNMPDDVKKAAEEVEAKIRSGELHPFTGPVKKQDGSDWLAAGAVSDDGTLLGMNFYVAGVDDKLPQ, from the coding sequence ATGAAGAAAATCATTCTCGCTCTCGCAACCTCGGCCGCGGTTCTCGGCTTTGCCGCCGTCGCCAGCGCCCAGGACAAGACGAAAATCTGCTTTATCTACGTCGGCTCCAAGACGGATGGCGGCTATTCGGAAGGCCACGACCGCGGCCGCCAGGAACTCGAAAAGGCGATGGGCGACAAGATCGAGACCGCCTTCCTCGAAAACGTGCCGGAAGGCCCGGATGCCGAACGCGCCGTCGAGCGCATGGCGCGCTCGGGCTGCGCGCTCGTCTTCACCACATCCTTCGGCTTCATGGACGCGACGATCAAGGTCGCCCAGAAGTTCCCGGACGTGAAGTTCGAACACGCCACCGGCTTCAAGAGCGCCGAAAACGTCGGCACCTACAATGCCCGCTTCTATGAGGGACGTTACATCCAGGGCGTGATCGCCGCCAAGATGTCCAAGAAGGGCGTCGCCGGCTACATCGCCTCCTTCCCGATCCCGGAAGTCGTGATGGGCATCAACGCCTTCATGCTCGGCGCGCAGTCCGTCAACCCGGACTTCAAGGTCAAGATCGTCTGGGCCAACACCTGGGCCGATCCGGGCAAGGAAGCCGACGCCGCCAAGGCGCTGGCCGACCAGGGCGTCGACATCCTGACGCAGCACACCGACTCGACGGCGCCGATGCAGGTTGCCGCCGAGCGTGGCATCCACGCCTTCGGCCAGGCTTCGGACATGATCGCCGCCGGCCCGAACACCCAGCTGACCGCCATCGTCGACACCTGGGGCGCCTATTACATCAAGCGCACGCAGGCGGTTCTCGACGGTACCTGGAAGTCGGAGCAGATCTGGGACGGCCTGAAGGACGGCATCCTGACGATGGCGCCCTACACCAACATGCCCGACGACGTGAAGAAGGCGGCCGAAGAGGTGGAAGCCAAGATCCGTTCGGGCGAGCTGCACCCCTTCACCGGCCCGGTGAAGAAGCAGGACGGTTCGGACTGGCTGGCAGCCGGCGCCGTTTCGGATGACGGCACGCTGCTCGGCATGAACTTCTACGTCGCCGGCGTCGACGACAAGCTGCCGCAGTAA
- a CDS encoding ABC transporter permease, translating into MGMIEAILLTVITAATPLVLASIGELVTERTGVLNLGVEGMMVMGAAIAFAATQVTGSPYIGILAGIVGGALFSLLFGFLTLTLVANQVATGLALTILGLGVSGQIGEPYVGMSGAKLQPIEIPVLADIPFLGPLLFRQDIIFYLSIALVIGVNWFLFKSRTGLKIRAIGDNHASAHALGIHVIRTRYLAVMFGGACAGLAGAQLSLVYTPQWVENMSAGRGWIALALVVFASWRPWRVLLGGYLFGAVSISQLHAQAFGIGIPSQFLSALPYAATVIVLILISHNRRMTLINTPASLGKPFVPDR; encoded by the coding sequence ATGGGCATGATCGAAGCAATCCTCCTGACGGTCATCACCGCAGCAACGCCGCTGGTGCTCGCCTCCATCGGCGAGCTCGTCACCGAACGCACCGGCGTGCTCAATCTCGGCGTGGAAGGCATGATGGTCATGGGCGCGGCCATCGCCTTCGCCGCCACCCAGGTCACCGGCTCGCCCTATATCGGCATCCTCGCCGGCATCGTCGGCGGCGCGCTGTTCTCGCTGCTCTTCGGCTTCCTGACGCTGACGCTCGTCGCCAACCAGGTGGCGACCGGCCTTGCGCTGACCATTCTCGGCCTCGGCGTGTCCGGCCAGATCGGCGAGCCCTATGTCGGCATGTCCGGCGCGAAGCTCCAGCCCATCGAAATCCCCGTCCTCGCCGATATTCCCTTCCTCGGCCCGCTGCTCTTCCGGCAGGACATCATCTTCTACCTGTCGATCGCGCTGGTCATCGGCGTCAACTGGTTCCTGTTCAAGAGCCGCACGGGTCTGAAAATCCGCGCCATCGGCGACAACCATGCCTCCGCCCACGCGCTCGGCATCCATGTCATCCGCACGCGCTACCTCGCCGTGATGTTCGGCGGCGCCTGCGCGGGCCTTGCCGGCGCGCAGCTTTCGCTCGTCTATACCCCGCAATGGGTGGAGAACATGTCGGCCGGGCGCGGCTGGATCGCGCTGGCGCTCGTCGTCTTCGCCTCCTGGCGGCCGTGGCGGGTGCTGCTCGGCGGTTATCTCTTCGGCGCGGTGTCGATCAGCCAGCTGCACGCCCAGGCCTTCGGCATCGGCATTCCGTCGCAATTCCTGTCGGCTCTTCCCTATGCCGCCACTGTTATCGTACTCATTCTGATATCGCACAATCGACGCATGACGCTGATCAACACGCCTGCCTCGCTCGGCAAGCCGTTCGTGCCCGATCGGTGA
- a CDS encoding ABC transporter permease: protein MRIELEKRANPSTFFSLLSPFLALGLTVIAGGIMFALLGKSPGSALYSFFIEPLLDVWSLHEIAIKAAPLILIAVGLSVCYRSNNWNIGAEGQFIAGAIAGAIVPVVFHDWHSSLVLPLMLIFGMIGGALYAAIPAFLKAHMNTNEILTSLMLVYIAQLFLDWLVRGPWRSPDAYNFPVTRDFAPEAILPELVSSGRANLGFAFAVIAAIGLWIMMRYTLKGFEITVLGQSERAGRFAGFSSKRMIWFSLLLSGALAGLAGISEVSGTIGKLQPIISPGYGFTAIIVAFLGRLNPLSIIAAGLFLALTYVGGEAVQLTLSVSDKVTRVFQGLLLFFVLSCDTLIQYKIRLVFSRLGRSSEGGAH, encoded by the coding sequence ATGCGCATTGAACTGGAAAAACGCGCCAATCCGTCCACGTTCTTCTCGCTGCTGTCGCCGTTCCTGGCGCTGGGCCTTACCGTCATTGCCGGCGGCATCATGTTCGCGCTGCTCGGCAAGAGCCCGGGCTCGGCGCTCTACAGCTTCTTCATCGAGCCGCTGCTCGATGTCTGGTCGCTGCACGAGATCGCCATCAAGGCCGCGCCGCTGATCCTGATCGCCGTGGGCCTCTCCGTCTGCTACCGGTCCAACAACTGGAACATCGGCGCCGAAGGCCAGTTCATCGCCGGCGCCATTGCCGGCGCCATCGTGCCCGTCGTCTTCCACGACTGGCATTCCTCGCTCGTCCTTCCGCTGATGCTGATCTTCGGCATGATCGGCGGCGCGCTTTATGCCGCCATTCCCGCCTTCCTCAAGGCGCATATGAACACCAACGAAATCCTGACGAGCCTGATGCTGGTCTATATCGCCCAGCTCTTCCTCGACTGGCTGGTGCGCGGCCCCTGGCGCAGCCCGGATGCCTACAACTTCCCCGTAACGCGCGACTTCGCGCCGGAAGCGATCCTGCCCGAGCTCGTTTCCTCGGGACGGGCCAATCTCGGCTTCGCCTTCGCCGTCATCGCCGCCATCGGCCTGTGGATCATGATGCGCTACACGCTGAAGGGCTTCGAGATCACCGTGCTCGGCCAGTCGGAGCGGGCAGGGCGCTTTGCCGGCTTCTCCTCCAAGCGCATGATCTGGTTTTCGCTGCTGCTGTCCGGCGCGCTCGCCGGTCTTGCCGGCATTTCCGAGGTCAGCGGCACCATCGGCAAGCTGCAGCCGATCATTTCGCCCGGCTATGGCTTCACCGCGATCATCGTCGCCTTCCTCGGCCGCCTCAATCCGCTGAGCATCATCGCGGCGGGCCTCTTCCTGGCGCTGACCTATGTCGGCGGCGAGGCGGTGCAGCTGACGCTCAGCGTCTCCGACAAGGTCACGCGTGTCTTCCAGGGGCTGCTGCTGTTCTTCGTGCTCTCCTGCGACACGCTCATCCAATACAAGATCCGGCTGGTCTTCTCCCGCCTCGGCCGGTCCAGCGAAGGCGGAGCGCACTGA
- a CDS encoding ABC transporter ATP-binding protein, which translates to MLAVRSLTKLFGTFAACNGIDLDIQPGQIHAVLGENGAGKSTLMKIIYGVLAPTSGDILWKGESVRISSPGAARRLGIGMVFQHFSLFEALTVAENIALSLSPGISLSKVAEEASRLSHLYGLPLDPNAHVADLSVGERQRIEIVRALLQNPELIILDEPTSVLTPQEADRLFETLAKLKAEGRSVLYISHRLEEVQRICDRATVLRHGKVTGACDPRKETPASLARMMVGSDVASVSAAGTNTKGEVLLEARHLSVPARTPFAVALKNVCLKVRGGEVLAIAGVAGNGQGELFDALSGEYPVADASAVFVRGKAAGNLGITARRLMGAGFVPEERHGHAAVPGLPLSDNLVLARNQSDRKTFLSGGVLGIIRHAVVRIASKRISENMDVRKSGEDPAAGSLSGGNLQKYIVGRELDRQPAVLIVNQPTWGVDAGAASRIRQALVDLAKAGSAVLVVSQDLDEIFEVATEIAVISEGRLSDAYPARDLTREKIGLLMGGMYGKTEGEEAAHAH; encoded by the coding sequence TTGCTGGCTGTCCGCAGCCTGACAAAACTTTTCGGTACGTTTGCCGCCTGCAACGGCATCGACCTCGATATCCAGCCGGGCCAGATCCACGCCGTGCTGGGCGAGAACGGCGCGGGCAAGTCCACGCTGATGAAGATCATCTACGGCGTTCTGGCCCCGACGAGCGGCGATATCCTGTGGAAGGGCGAATCCGTCCGCATTTCCAGCCCGGGCGCCGCGCGCCGGCTCGGCATCGGCATGGTCTTCCAGCACTTTTCGCTCTTCGAAGCGCTGACGGTGGCCGAGAACATCGCCCTGTCGCTGAGCCCCGGCATTTCGCTTTCCAAGGTGGCGGAAGAGGCCTCGCGCCTTTCCCACCTCTACGGCCTGCCGCTCGATCCGAACGCCCATGTCGCGGATCTGTCGGTCGGCGAGCGCCAGCGCATCGAGATCGTGCGCGCGCTGCTGCAGAACCCCGAACTCATCATCCTCGACGAGCCGACCTCGGTGCTGACGCCGCAGGAGGCGGACCGGCTGTTCGAGACGCTCGCCAAGCTGAAGGCCGAGGGCCGCTCGGTTCTCTATATCAGCCACCGGCTGGAAGAGGTGCAGCGCATCTGCGACCGCGCCACGGTGCTGCGTCACGGCAAGGTCACCGGCGCCTGCGATCCGCGCAAGGAAACGCCGGCCTCGCTCGCCCGCATGATGGTCGGCAGCGACGTCGCTTCGGTGAGCGCGGCCGGTACGAACACCAAGGGCGAGGTGCTGCTGGAAGCGCGCCATCTGAGCGTTCCCGCAAGGACGCCCTTCGCCGTCGCGCTGAAGAATGTCTGTCTGAAGGTGCGGGGCGGCGAGGTGCTGGCGATTGCCGGCGTCGCGGGCAACGGCCAGGGTGAGCTGTTCGACGCGCTGTCGGGCGAATATCCGGTGGCGGATGCGTCCGCCGTCTTCGTGCGCGGCAAGGCGGCCGGCAATCTCGGCATCACCGCCCGCCGCCTGATGGGCGCGGGTTTCGTGCCGGAGGAGCGCCATGGCCATGCGGCGGTGCCCGGCCTTCCGCTCTCCGACAATCTCGTCCTGGCGCGCAACCAGTCGGACCGCAAGACGTTCCTGTCCGGCGGCGTGCTCGGCATCATCCGCCATGCCGTCGTGCGCATCGCCTCGAAGCGCATTTCCGAAAACATGGACGTGCGCAAGAGCGGCGAGGACCCGGCCGCCGGTTCGCTCTCCGGCGGCAACCTGCAGAAATATATCGTCGGCCGCGAGCTGGATCGCCAGCCGGCCGTGCTGATCGTCAACCAGCCGACCTGGGGCGTCGATGCCGGCGCGGCAAGCCGCATCCGCCAGGCGCTGGTGGACCTTGCCAAGGCCGGCTCGGCCGTGCTGGTCGTCAGCCAGGACCTCGACGAAATCTTCGAGGTGGCGACGGAAATCGCCGTCATCAGCGAGGGGCGGCTGTCCGACGCCTATCCCGCGCGCGACCTGACACGCGAGAAGATCGGCCTCCTGATGGGCGGCATGTACGGCAAGACCGAAGGCGAGGAGGCGGCTCATGCGCATTGA
- a CDS encoding quinone oxidoreductase, whose translation MTKAIVVRSLGGPEVLKLEDVPLNAPGPGEVQIRQAAVGLNFIDVYFRTGLYKADPPFIPGKEGAGTVTALGEGVTDFAIGDRVAYASADGAYAAERNVATKHLVKVPDGISLETAAAMMLKGMTAQYLLLQTYPVKPGSVILFHAAAGGVGLIAGQWAKALGATVIGTAGSQAKIDLALANGYDHVIDYGKEDFVARVRDLTNGKGVDVVYDSVGKDTFPKSLDCLKPRGLFVSFGNSSGPVEAFNMGLLSQKGSLYATRPTLFAYIATRDALDACANSLFDVVQSNKVRINIHQTYPLADAGRAHTDLETRKTSGTTLLIP comes from the coding sequence ATGACCAAGGCGATCGTCGTCCGCAGTCTCGGCGGGCCGGAAGTTCTGAAGCTCGAGGACGTGCCGCTGAATGCGCCGGGTCCGGGCGAGGTGCAGATCCGGCAGGCCGCCGTGGGCCTCAATTTCATCGACGTCTATTTCCGCACCGGGCTCTACAAGGCCGATCCGCCCTTCATCCCCGGCAAGGAAGGAGCGGGCACGGTCACGGCGCTCGGCGAGGGCGTCACGGATTTCGCCATCGGCGACCGCGTCGCCTATGCCTCGGCCGACGGCGCCTATGCGGCCGAACGCAATGTCGCGACGAAACATCTGGTCAAGGTGCCGGACGGCATTTCGCTGGAAACGGCGGCGGCCATGATGCTGAAGGGCATGACGGCGCAATACCTGCTGCTCCAGACCTATCCGGTGAAGCCGGGCAGCGTGATCCTGTTCCATGCGGCTGCCGGCGGCGTCGGCCTCATTGCCGGCCAGTGGGCGAAGGCCCTGGGCGCGACGGTCATCGGCACCGCGGGCTCGCAGGCGAAGATCGATCTCGCGCTCGCCAACGGCTACGACCATGTCATCGACTACGGCAAGGAAGACTTTGTCGCGCGGGTGCGGGACCTGACCAACGGAAAGGGCGTCGACGTCGTCTACGATTCCGTCGGCAAGGATACGTTCCCCAAGTCGCTGGATTGCCTGAAGCCGCGCGGGCTCTTCGTCAGCTTCGGCAATTCCTCCGGTCCCGTCGAGGCCTTCAACATGGGCCTGCTGTCGCAGAAGGGATCGCTCTACGCGACGCGCCCGACGCTCTTCGCCTATATCGCGACGCGCGACGCACTCGATGCATGTGCAAACTCGCTCTTTGATGTTGTGCAAAGCAACAAAGTGCGTATCAATATTCATCAGACTTATCCGTTGGCGGATGCGGGGCGCGCGCACACGGATCTGGAAACAAGAAAAACAAGTGGAACGACATTGCTCATCCCCTGA
- the pcsA gene encoding phosphatidylcholine synthase, whose protein sequence is MKFFNYKRVPYAEIRAFSVHILTASGSFLAFLGVVAAAEHRFVDMFWWLGLALLVDGIDGPIARKVRVKEVLPNWSGDTLDNVIDYVTYVLLPAFALYQSGMIGEPWSFVAAGAIVVSSAIYYADMGMKTDEYFFSGFPVVWNMVVFTLFVIKPSELTASIIVFVSVFLTFMPINFLHPVRVERLRSVNLAIFFLWAALSGYALLLHFDTPDWVVWGVVGTGLYLYGIGAVLQAFPNLGRK, encoded by the coding sequence ATGAAGTTCTTCAACTACAAGCGCGTGCCCTACGCGGAAATCCGCGCCTTTTCCGTTCATATCCTGACGGCATCCGGATCGTTTCTCGCGTTTCTCGGCGTCGTTGCCGCCGCCGAACACCGCTTCGTGGACATGTTCTGGTGGCTGGGCCTGGCGCTGCTGGTCGACGGCATCGACGGGCCGATCGCGCGCAAGGTGCGCGTCAAGGAAGTGCTGCCGAACTGGTCGGGCGATACGCTCGACAACGTCATCGACTATGTGACCTATGTGCTTCTTCCGGCCTTCGCACTCTATCAGAGCGGCATGATCGGCGAGCCCTGGTCCTTCGTGGCGGCGGGCGCCATCGTGGTGTCGAGCGCCATCTACTATGCCGACATGGGCATGAAGACCGACGAATATTTCTTCTCCGGCTTCCCCGTGGTGTGGAACATGGTGGTCTTCACGCTCTTCGTGATCAAGCCGAGCGAATTGACGGCCTCGATCATCGTCTTCGTCTCCGTCTTCCTCACCTTCATGCCGATCAACTTCCTGCATCCGGTGCGCGTCGAGCGGCTGCGCTCCGTCAATCTTGCGATCTTCTTCCTCTGGGCGGCTCTCAGCGGCTACGCGCTTCTCCTGCATTTCGACACGCCCGACTGGGTGGTCTGGGGCGTCGTCGGCACGGGGCTCTATCTCTACGGCATCGGCGCCGTGCTGCAGGCCTTCCCGAATCTTGGCCGCAAGTAG
- a CDS encoding UbiH/UbiF family hydroxylase, whose product MRQFDIAVVGAGLAGSLAALALAESGRSVALIAPPTRASDGRTTALMDQSIAFLKTLGLWDDIAPHAAALETMQILDGTSRLLRAPPVAFRAGEVGLEAFGYNIPNAPFLTVLDARIAAYQGIARLENGVTAATTFEAGVELVLDTGERVTAGLVVGADGRKSKIRDSAGIDVKTWSYPQAALVLNFTHERPHGNASTEFHTESGPFTQVPLPGRRSSLVWVLPPAEAARLRDLSTSDLGQAVEARMQSMLGKVSVEGGAQSFPLSGMTAARFGKGRFVLVGEAAHAFPPIGAQGLNLSLRDIMALREVLSSAEPATVGERFDRKRQADVRSRTLSVDLLNRSLLSDFLPVQFLRSAGLHLLSALGPLRGIVMREGIEPLGSLKALRDTLRERVARKQA is encoded by the coding sequence ATGAGACAATTCGATATCGCGGTCGTCGGCGCCGGACTTGCCGGCAGCCTCGCCGCCCTGGCGCTCGCCGAATCGGGCCGCAGCGTCGCGCTGATCGCGCCGCCGACACGCGCCAGCGACGGCCGCACGACCGCGCTCATGGACCAGTCCATCGCCTTCCTGAAGACCCTCGGCCTGTGGGACGACATCGCCCCGCACGCCGCGGCGCTGGAAACCATGCAGATTCTCGACGGCACGTCCCGCCTGCTGCGCGCCCCGCCCGTCGCCTTCCGCGCCGGCGAAGTCGGCCTCGAGGCCTTCGGCTACAACATCCCCAATGCCCCGTTCCTGACCGTGCTCGATGCACGCATCGCCGCGTATCAGGGCATCGCGCGGCTGGAAAACGGCGTGACGGCCGCAACCACGTTCGAGGCCGGCGTCGAACTGGTGCTCGACACGGGCGAGCGCGTCACGGCCGGTCTCGTCGTAGGGGCGGACGGGCGCAAGTCGAAGATCCGCGACAGCGCCGGCATCGACGTGAAGACCTGGTCCTATCCGCAGGCCGCGCTTGTGCTCAACTTCACGCATGAACGCCCGCACGGCAACGCCTCCACCGAGTTCCACACCGAGAGCGGCCCCTTCACGCAGGTGCCCCTGCCCGGCCGTCGCTCCAGCCTCGTCTGGGTCCTGCCGCCGGCGGAGGCGGCGCGCCTGCGCGATCTCTCCACCTCCGATCTCGGCCAGGCGGTCGAGGCGCGCATGCAGTCCATGCTCGGCAAGGTTTCCGTCGAGGGTGGCGCGCAAAGTTTTCCGCTGTCGGGCATGACGGCGGCGCGGTTCGGCAAGGGGCGCTTCGTGCTGGTCGGCGAGGCCGCGCATGCCTTCCCGCCCATCGGCGCGCAGGGCCTCAATCTCAGCCTGCGCGATATCATGGCGTTGCGGGAGGTTCTCTCCAGTGCAGAGCCGGCCACCGTCGGCGAACGCTTCGACCGCAAGCGGCAGGCGGATGTGCGCTCGCGCACGCTCAGCGTCGACCTGCTCAACCGCTCGCTCCTGTCGGATTTCCTGCCCGTGCAGTTCCTGCGCTCGGCGGGCCTGCATCTGTTATCGGCGCTCGGGCCGTTGCGCGGCATCGTCATGCGCGAAGGCATCGAGCCGCTCGGCTCGCTCAAGGCCTTGCGCGACACGCTACGGGAACGGGTCGCCCGGAAGCAGGCCTGA
- a CDS encoding AEC family transporter yields the protein MADIIGLVLPFFGMIFLGYVVARITKQPVEALGWLNTFIIYIALPALFFKLVAKTPIEQLTRVDFILADIGATYLVFTLIFVIGLWLRRATIGEATIQGLAAAYGNIGYMGPGLALLAFGEPAAVPVALVFCFENMLHFMVAPALMALAGGEKRPMIAVIGGIVQKIVTHPFIIATAAGFVAAFAGFEPPLPLQRLIDYLAQAAAPCALFAMGVTLALRPLKRVPVEIGYIVPAKLLLLPVTMYLVLGFFGNFDPVWVFTAVLLAALPTATNVFVIGQQYGVWQERASATILITTVLSVATVTVLLYLIKSGLLPGDPFP from the coding sequence ATGGCGGACATCATCGGACTGGTGCTGCCGTTCTTCGGCATGATCTTCCTCGGTTACGTGGTCGCGCGCATCACGAAGCAACCGGTGGAAGCGCTCGGCTGGCTCAACACCTTCATCATCTACATCGCGCTGCCGGCGCTGTTCTTCAAGCTGGTGGCGAAGACGCCGATCGAGCAATTGACGCGCGTCGATTTCATCCTTGCCGATATCGGCGCGACCTATCTCGTCTTTACCCTCATCTTCGTGATTGGCCTCTGGCTTCGCCGCGCGACCATCGGCGAGGCGACGATCCAGGGGCTTGCAGCAGCCTATGGCAATATCGGCTATATGGGGCCGGGGCTCGCCCTGCTCGCCTTCGGTGAGCCGGCGGCGGTGCCCGTCGCACTCGTCTTCTGCTTCGAGAACATGCTGCACTTCATGGTGGCGCCGGCGCTGATGGCGCTGGCCGGCGGCGAGAAGCGGCCGATGATCGCGGTGATCGGCGGCATCGTGCAGAAGATCGTGACGCATCCCTTCATCATCGCCACGGCGGCCGGTTTCGTCGCCGCCTTTGCCGGCTTCGAACCGCCGCTCCCGCTACAGCGGCTGATCGACTATCTCGCGCAGGCGGCGGCGCCCTGCGCGCTCTTTGCCATGGGGGTCACGCTCGCGCTTCGGCCGTTGAAGCGGGTGCCGGTCGAAATCGGCTATATCGTGCCGGCAAAGCTGCTGCTGCTGCCCGTCACCATGTATCTGGTGCTGGGCTTCTTCGGCAATTTCGACCCGGTCTGGGTGTTCACAGCCGTGCTGCTCGCCGCATTGCCGACGGCGACGAATGTCTTCGTCATCGGCCAGCAATATGGCGTCTGGCAGGAGCGGGCCTCGGCGACCATCCTCATCACCACGGTGCTGTCGGTCGCGACGGTGACGGTCCTGCTCTACCTGATCAAGTCAGGCCTGCTTCCGGGCGACCCGTTCCCGTAG
- a CDS encoding cytochrome c biogenesis CcdA family protein yields MSIADISLLSALLAGALSFLSPCVLPLVPPYLCYMAGISVDQFRGNEAVAVRRDARGAVLLAAFFFTLGFATVFIALGAGASTIGMVLRRHLDVLAQIGGVIIILMGLHFLGILRIGLFAREARFQGGGKPATASGAYVMGLAFAFGWTPCIGPVLGAILGVAAARETVGDGAALLAVYSLGLAVPFWIAAGFSGAFMRFLVRFRRHLGTVEKLMGVLLILTGLAFIFGYISAVAIWFQQTFPILSQIG; encoded by the coding sequence TTGTCGATTGCCGATATTTCCCTGTTGAGCGCGCTTCTTGCCGGCGCCCTGTCGTTCCTGTCGCCCTGCGTGCTGCCGCTCGTGCCGCCCTATCTGTGCTACATGGCGGGCATTTCGGTGGATCAGTTCCGCGGCAACGAGGCGGTGGCGGTGCGGCGGGATGCGCGGGGGGCGGTGCTCTTGGCGGCATTCTTCTTCACGCTCGGCTTCGCCACGGTCTTCATCGCGCTCGGCGCGGGGGCCTCGACGATCGGCATGGTGCTGCGCAGGCATCTCGATGTGCTCGCGCAGATCGGCGGCGTCATCATCATTCTCATGGGACTGCACTTCCTCGGCATCCTGCGCATCGGGCTCTTTGCACGCGAAGCGCGTTTCCAGGGCGGCGGCAAGCCGGCAACGGCCTCCGGCGCCTATGTCATGGGCCTCGCCTTCGCCTTCGGCTGGACACCCTGCATCGGCCCGGTGCTCGGCGCGATCCTCGGCGTTGCCGCCGCGCGCGAGACGGTGGGCGACGGGGCCGCGTTGCTGGCCGTCTACTCGCTGGGGCTTGCCGTTCCGTTCTGGATCGCCGCCGGCTTTTCGGGCGCCTTCATGCGCTTCCTTGTGCGCTTCCGCCGCCATCTCGGTACGGTGGAAAAGCTGATGGGCGTGCTGCTCATCCTGACGGGCCTCGCCTTCATCTTCGGCTATATCAGCGCCGTCGCCATCTGGTTCCAGCAAACGTTTCCCATTCTCTCGCAAATCGGCTAG